The genomic DNA GATCTACTTTCACCAATCTCGTTATAGAGACTTTAAAACTTACTATACAAAACATATTCAAAAGTACCATTTAGCTGAATTTCCTAATTTATTAAGCTACTCAAGGTTTATTGAGCAACAACATTATGCATTATTGCCACTTTATTATTATCTGCAAACCTTTACAGCTAGTTACAGCTAGCAAAAGAGGTATTTACTTTATAGACTCTACTCCCCATTAGGGTTTACCATATTAAAAGAGAGAAACAACATAGGGTATTTAAAAATATAGCGGTTAAAGGAAAGACGTCATTGGGTTGGTTTTATGGCTTTAAATTACACTTAGTTATTAATGATACGAGTGAGCTTGATAATATGAAGCTAATAGATAATAAGCTTAATTAGTGGAAAATAAATTCTGATTTCATAGTATTCATAATTAGCTATAGTAATATTCTCATTCATACATAATAGAGCTTAAGGGTAAACACATCACAGCTGTAATATTCTTGAGTAAATACCTCATTCTGTAACAATACTCAAAACGCAGAAGAGGTCTCTCGCTAAGAATATATGTTGAATCAACACACACTTCTAATGTACATTAGAAGTGGTATAGTTAAATAGCTAATGCCATAATTGTGAGCCAACACTGAAAAAAATTCTTGAAACTGAAGTATTTTAATACGTAATTATAAATCAGTGACTTACCTACTTCATCAAGGGTTAGCAAAGAGAGTTTTCAACTCGCTAGGTGGGCTTTGGCTTTCCTTATAATAGAACCCTGTATTAATAGAAGACATATATACTATTTAGTTATAGGCATAAGGAGTAAAGACTAAATTGACACAAAAGGGCTGTATTTGGCTAAGAAAGGTAAAGTTCAAACGCCTCTATTAGGCTTAGTGGTTCGACGTGATCAAGCAATCGAAAACTTTCAGCCCAAACCTTATTTTGAAGTCTTCGCCTTATTGGAAACAGAGCAAGGTGAACAATTTAGAGCCAAATGGCAACCTAGCGAAGCCTGCCAGCCTTATCAAGACGAAGAAGGTCGAGTACTCTCGAAGAAACTGGCAGAAACTGTCGTAAAACGCATTACTGGCCAACCAGGGCTGATTACCGCTGCTACCAAAAAACGCAAACAGCAAGCGGCTCCCCTTCCCTATAACTTATCCGCTTTGCAAATTGATGCCGCCAAACGTTATGGATTAAATGCCCAACAGGTGTTGAGTACCTGCCAGGATTTATACGAAAAACATAAGCTGATTACCTACCCTCGCTCCGACTGCCGTTATTTACCCAAAGAGCACTTAAACCAAATAAGTACTGTCACTACAGCCATTAATCAGGTATGCGAGCCATTACGACAGGCAGTCGCTGACGCTGATTTATCCTTAAAAAGCAAAGCCTGGAATGATAAAAAGGTGGAAGCTCACCATGCCATCATACCCACAGAACGAAAGCTCGACCCTAATCGCTTATCTAAAACCGAGTTACAAATCTATGAGTTAATTGCCAGACAGTATCTCGCGCAATTTTACCCTGCCTGGCAATACGATGATCGAAGAATAGAAGTAGAAATCAGTGGAGGGTTGTTTGTTGCTACCGCAAGGCAAACCGTCGATTTAGGCTGGAAAAAGCTATTTGGAAAGAATAATGGAAAAACAAACGATAAACTAAGTAATCAAAATAAGCTCAATGAGCAAGGCAATGAAATTAATGGAGATGAAAACACCTACGATCAAGAAGCACAACACAAGCTTCCTAATGTAAAAAAAGGCGATGTGGTCCAATGCCTAAAAGGCGAGCTGGCCGAACGAATGACCCAACCACCCAAGCCTTTTACTGATGCCACTTTATTATCCGCAATGACAGGCATCGCCCGCTTTGTTCAAGACCCAGAAATCAAAAAAATATTGAGAGAAACCGATGGGCTCGGCACCGAAGCCACCCGAGCCGGAATTATAGAACTGCTATTTAAACGCCAATTTCTCACCCGCCAAGGTAAACAAATCCGCTCGACTGAAACTGGGCGCCAACTTATCCAAAGCTTACCAGAAGTCGCTACAACGCCAGATATGACTGCTCAATGGGAATCACAACTAACGTCGATTAGTCACAAAGAAGCCAGCTATAAAAGCTTTATGAAACCAATGACCAACAAGCTACACCAATTAATTACCCAGGTGGATGTCAGCGCATTTAGCCAGTTAAGAGGGAAAGGCCAACCATCTAAAAGAAAGCCAAAAAGAAATTATAAAAAAAAGGGGAAATTGTGTTCGGTTTAGTTTAGCCAGAACATTTCCCCTCAGTCGTTCTCTACTTACCCAGGCTCCCAAGGCTTGGCAAATCCTCCTCCCAGCGCTTGATAGAGAGCCATCATATTCTGCAACTGGGCCAGACGATTATCAGTCAGTTGCAATTGTGCCTTGCGCCGTGTTTCTTGTTGATCCAACCATGCCTGCACGTCAGTGGCACCGGAACGATAACGTACCTCGGACAAGCGCTCGGCTTCGGAAGCCAACGTGAGCGACGCACGTAATGCTGCCTCCTGAGCCATCAACTGTGTTCTTGCGGAAAGTTTATTTTCTACCTCCGCCAACGCAGAATAAAGCTTCTGCCTGAACGCAATCACCGCCTGTTCGTAGGCAGCCTCAGAAACCTTGATATTCAATTGTGTCTGTCGCCACTGCAGAAAAGGTAGCGTTAGACCTGCTCCCAGAGAAGCGACGGGGTTGCGGAGGATATCTGCCAAATTCGATTCGCCCGTGGCCAGGGATCCTGTCAAGCTGAAGCTGGGGTAGTAACTGGCCCGAGTATAATCCGTATCCGCCAGAACGCTGCGTAAGCGCATTTCCGCCGCCTGCATGTCTGGCCTGCGGGCCAGTAACGCTGCGGGTGTGGCCACAGGCAAGGCTGGCATGGCCATGACGGGTAAGGTCTGCGGATCAGGCACAGTATTCTCCGGCGCTTGATCAAACAGAATGGCCAAGGCATTTTGCGCTACCACTTTCTTCTGCCACAAATCAGTCAACGAGGCACGCTGGCTTGCCAGGTTTTGCTCAGCTTGAATCAAGTCCAGATTGGAAACCGCACCACTACGATGTTTAACTTGAGCCAGCTTCAGTGCTTTGGCCGTATAATCCAGCGAAGCTTCACTAGCAGCAATAGACTCATTCAGGTAGGCAAGACGCCAATACAGGTTGGCGGTCGTTCCAATCAACGCCAACGCTGCGCCGACCCTATCCTGCTCAGTTGCCATCGCCTCCCAGTGCGCTTTATCGCGGGCACTGGATAGCTTCCCCCAGAGATCAACTTCATAACTCAATCCAAGAGAAGTGCTAAACGCATTCCTGCTAGTGTGGGCATCAAAGTTACGCTCTCGAGAAGCACTGAGCTTCGCGTTGACATCAGGCGTTAGGTTGCCGTTGGCGATCCCTGCGCGCAACTGCGCCTGTCGCACTTTCAATGCAGCCAGTGCCATGTCGCTGTTACTTTGCAGCGCCCGCTCAATCAAGCTGTTCAATGCCTCATCCTGAAACGCTCGCCACCATTGCTCTGATGCCAACGCCTGCTCCCCACTCACTGGTGCATAAGACCAAGCGGCAGGAAGCTCCAATTGTGGTCGAGAATATTCCGTGCGCACGAGGCTTCCGCACCCTGCTAACAACGTAGAGGACAGCAATAGAACAGCCATGTGTTTTTTTTCAATCGCACCCATAAGACTCACCTGCTTTACTCCAAACTTCATGGGATTACAGTACCTCTTTCACTCCCGTGACAATGCTTCAATCGGATCAAGTCGCGCCGCATTTCGCGCAGGCAAGAAGCCGAACAACACACCAATCAGTGAGGAGCAAACCACAGCTGACACAATAGCAGTGACGGAAAATAACATTTGCATGCCAGGAGCCAGCAGCGAGAACAAAGCACCCACGCCTAGAGACAACAGAATGCCTATGCCACCACTGATCAAGCACACCATCACCGCTTCGATCAGGAACTGCTGCAATATATCGCTTTGCCGTGCCCCCACCGCCATACGGATGCCAATTTCCCGGGTGCGCTCGGTGACCGACACCAACATGATGTTCATGACCCCTATGCCACCGACGATCAAAGAAATTACCGCGATAGAGGACACTAATAAGGTCAGGGTGGTCGTGGTTTTCTCAACCGCCTTCAAAATAGTGTCGGTGCTGAATGTGAAAAAATCCTTCACGCCATGGCGGGTAGTCAGCAAGCGAACGATACCTTGCTCCGCCACTGCGCCGGACAAGCCATCAGGCGTACGGACAATGATCGAGCTGAAATTTTGCCTGCCAATCAAGCGTGTCGTCGCAGAACTGTGTGGCATCCACACTGACAGGTTGCCACCCCCACCGAAAGCGTCGCTTTTATCCTCTGCCACCCCGATGACCGTCCATGGCGAAGCGCCAATCAAAACCACCTTACCAACAGGATCATCACTGCTGGTGAACAGTTTTTTCCTGGTATTACTGTCGATCACTACCACCTGCGCCTGAGTGCGAATATCTTCTCGCAGCAGAGGCCGACCTTCTGCAATGATCAAACCTTTTACGCGGAAGTACTGCTCACCAACCGCATTAACGCTCACATTGACAGTGGCATTGCGATACCGCAGTTGTTGACTGCTAACGATGCTCGGTGTCACGCTGTCCACGAAGGGCTGAGCCTGTAAAGCTTCTACATCCGCCGCCACCAGGGTGTCGATGGCAGCAGCTCTTTCGTCGCCCCAGTCCTTACCAGGAAAAATTTCGATGGTGTTAACCCCAATAGAGTTAATGTCACTGATAACCTTTTGCTTGGCTCCCTCGCCGATAGCAACAACACTCACCACAGCAGTAATGCCGATAATAATGCCAAGCATGGTCAAAAGCGTTCGCAATCGATGAGATATCATGGCAATCCAAGCCATTTTGAAAGCCTCGGTGAAACGCCCCAACCAAGCACCACGTGGTTCCTTGCGACTTGTTGCGACACTAGACTCCGGCGCAGATGGAATCGGTGTATCCACTTGCGACTCATCGCTCACCCGGTCCGCAATAATTTCACCATCTTGAATTTCAATGATCCGCTCAGCTTTCGCCGCTACTTGAGGGTCATGAGTGACAATAATGACCGTGTGCCCCTGCTGATGCAGCTCCCTTAGCACGTCCATGACTTCCTGACCACTTCGAGTATCCAACGCTCCAGTGGGTTCATCCGCCAGGATGACTTCCCCTCCGTTCATCAAGGCTCTGGCAATACTCACCCGTTGCTGCTGACCACCGGAAAGCTGGCTAGGCTTGTGCTCGCAGCGGTCCTCCAACCCCAGACGAGACAACAGCATGTGCGCTCGCTCCTGGCGTGAACTTTTAGAAACACCGGCATAAACCGCCGCCAACTCTGCATTGCCTACAGCATCGAGATGTGACAGTAAATGGTAGCGCTGAAAGATAAATCCAAAGTGATTGCGGCGCAGAGTAGCCAGTTCGTCATCATCCAGCTCCCTTGTCTCCCGACTGCTGATTTTATAACTGCCGCTGCTCGGGCGATCCAGGCACCCCAGAATATTCATTAACGTCGACTTCCCAGAGCCAGACGCCCCCATAATAGCGACCATTTCACCCCTATAGATCTTCAGGTCGATATCCTTTAGCACCGCGACTTGCTGCTCTCCGGCCTGGAAAACCCTGTTCAGGGTACTTATTTCAATCAAAGCCTCCTTCATAGTGACTACCCCCCAATAACGACAGCGGTCTCACCCTCTGCACTAACTGACAGGCTGTCACTGAGAATGACATCGTCCCCACTATTCAGACCAGAAAGCACCTGCACATAAACATTGTCACGAATGCCTGTTTTGATTGTTCTGTCTTCAGGCTGGCCATTGACCAGCACGCGCACTTTATGTTGCGACCCACTGATTTTCTGATCTGGATTCAACGCAGAGATAGGAATACTCAGCACTTGCGGCTGCCGATTAATAATGATGGATACCTGTGCCGTCATAGCCACGCGCAACGAGTGATCAGCATTCGGTACTTCTAACAAGCCACTGTAGTAAACGGCCTTATTGGAATCACTACCAGAATCCTTATCAAAAACTTTATCCGGTGCTAGCTTGATGGTACGCAACATACCTTTGTAAAGACGATCTTGATTTCCTAGCACAGTAAAGCTTGCTTCAAGGCCCGGCTTAACCCTTGTGACATCAGCCTCAGATATTTGTGCTTTTACCTTCATCGTATCTAGCTTTGCAAGAACCAACAGCGTTGGCGCTTCTTGACTCGATACCAGGGTTTGTCCCTCTTCAAACTTAGTAGCGATGACCACACCATCCATTGGTGCGACAATCTTGGTGAATCCAAGATTAGCCTTTTCTGTCTCTACCTGAATTTCTGCTTTAACGATTTGGGCATCCAGCGCTTCAATGTTTGCTCTTTCTTTTTCCATCTGGGCGCGGGCATTTTCCATATCAGCCACCGATGCTGCGTTCTCTGCACTCATTTCACGCTGGCGTTTGAAATTTAGCTCGTTATAGCGCAGCATAGCTTCACTGGCACGACGCGAAGCCCTTATGTTTTTCAGCTCCGCCATCGCCCGCTTCAAGTTGTTACGCGGCAAAACGGGGTCGATTTCTGCCAGTAATTGACCTTTTGTCACTCTGTCGCCGACAGACACTTTCATAGACTTCAACTGTCCAGTAACCTGAGCACCCACCGCAACCTGTTTAGCACCTTCCAATACCCCAGTGGCTAAAACCGTTTCTTCTATATCTCGTTTTTCCACAGGTGCAGTAATGTATTCAATAGGCTCAGGTTTGAACCAATCGAGAGCGTTCCAACCCGCAATCGCTAAAACAAAAGACATGAACACTCCCACCACAGCAAGACGACGCGCTTTCTTAGTCATAGGCATTACACAAAAATACAATTAATAATCAAGGTTAAAGATTTAGTTAAAAATTACTTTTCATCAACAGTGGACGGTACGTAATGTAAAATATCACCTGGTGAACATTCGAGTATTTCACACAAAGCTTCTAATGTAGAAAATTTAATCCCTTTTGCTCGATTATTAACTAAAACTGAGAAATTTTGAGGTGTAATACCAATTCGATTAGCGACGTCCTTAGACTTTAGTTTTTTCTTGGCTAATAAAATATTGATATTGCATTCAATTGGCATATATTCAGTCTCTTATTAAATATAGTCTTCTAATTCAGACTTTATTACTCGACCAAGATTTAAAATATACGCTATAGGTAGTATGATAATACCAACAATTACATGCTCCTTGTACGAGCCAGGCAGCAGCATCAAAGTCATGTTAAAAATAAACGGCATGTCAGTATGCAGGTCTAACAGTTGATTACCTAGGTAGTGATAAATAGGGTATAGCAGAAAAATAAGCCCTATAGAAAATAAAAACTTTAAGTTCTTATCAGTAAAAATATTCCCTCGATAGAATTGATAGAAAATACTGACTAATAGCCCAACAATGACTACTTGATAGGCAAACTCAATTAATATAAAGCTGAAAATATCTCGATGAACTTCATTGGTTGCATCATTTTCGAGTGAATAGCTTTGTTCACTTACTAGCAAAAACAAATTATAAAGCACAATACTTACCAAGCCTATTATAGCTGCTAAGCTTGTCAGACGTATTTTAGTTAACGCACCCATACTTCATCTCTATTAGGATATTGTTATCAACAATCAGCGTAGTATGTGAATTGACCACATATTACGCTAAGAATTACCGATTAGCAGTAAGATGTTATCGTTTTTCGATAACAAGATCAACCTGCATTTGCTTTTATCTTCTTGATCATTGGCGCTCCCCTAACAGTCATAGGGTACAGTAAATAACTTACACAAAAGAAATTATAAAAAAGGAAAAACGCTGAGTTTCCTAGGGCCTGTTAATACTAAATAACTTTTATAATGTAATATAAAGCATAATAAGGGGGGCGATTTTCGTGTGCCTCTGCTGCATTCTGACTTTCGTAAGTAGTCGTAACAGTATGGGTATGAGCTCCATCACTTGATGTCGTATAAGTATTCGAGGTTTCTTTACCTGTTGATTTTTCACCACCAAATATCAAGCTTCCTCCTGCGGTATCATCCATAGGTATAGTGACAGTATGCGTATGAGTTCCATCTTCTGATGTACTCCCACTATGTCTATGAGACGGTAAACCTGATTGGTTAGCTGTTAATGTGACAGTATTTTCCCCTCCTTTGTCCTCTACCTGATAACTACTACCAGCCCCCACAATAAACCTGTCTTGAAGATTAGGTGTCCCATTGCTTCCATCACATATAGCCCAGCCAATAGGTATCGTATCACTTGCCCCTGACCACATCACTAT from Spartinivicinus poritis includes the following:
- a CDS encoding helix-turn-helix domain-containing protein, which translates into the protein MPIECNINILLAKKKLKSKDVANRIGITPQNFSVLVNNRAKGIKFSTLEALCEILECSPGDILHYVPSTVDEK
- a CDS encoding DNA topoisomerase, encoding MAKKGKVQTPLLGLVVRRDQAIENFQPKPYFEVFALLETEQGEQFRAKWQPSEACQPYQDEEGRVLSKKLAETVVKRITGQPGLITAATKKRKQQAAPLPYNLSALQIDAAKRYGLNAQQVLSTCQDLYEKHKLITYPRSDCRYLPKEHLNQISTVTTAINQVCEPLRQAVADADLSLKSKAWNDKKVEAHHAIIPTERKLDPNRLSKTELQIYELIARQYLAQFYPAWQYDDRRIEVEISGGLFVATARQTVDLGWKKLFGKNNGKTNDKLSNQNKLNEQGNEINGDENTYDQEAQHKLPNVKKGDVVQCLKGELAERMTQPPKPFTDATLLSAMTGIARFVQDPEIKKILRETDGLGTEATRAGIIELLFKRQFLTRQGKQIRSTETGRQLIQSLPEVATTPDMTAQWESQLTSISHKEASYKSFMKPMTNKLHQLITQVDVSAFSQLRGKGQPSKRKPKRNYKKKGKLCSV
- a CDS encoding MacB family efflux pump subunit, coding for MKEALIEISTLNRVFQAGEQQVAVLKDIDLKIYRGEMVAIMGASGSGKSTLMNILGCLDRPSSGSYKISSRETRELDDDELATLRRNHFGFIFQRYHLLSHLDAVGNAELAAVYAGVSKSSRQERAHMLLSRLGLEDRCEHKPSQLSGGQQQRVSIARALMNGGEVILADEPTGALDTRSGQEVMDVLRELHQQGHTVIIVTHDPQVAAKAERIIEIQDGEIIADRVSDESQVDTPIPSAPESSVATSRKEPRGAWLGRFTEAFKMAWIAMISHRLRTLLTMLGIIIGITAVVSVVAIGEGAKQKVISDINSIGVNTIEIFPGKDWGDERAAAIDTLVAADVEALQAQPFVDSVTPSIVSSQQLRYRNATVNVSVNAVGEQYFRVKGLIIAEGRPLLREDIRTQAQVVVIDSNTRKKLFTSSDDPVGKVVLIGASPWTVIGVAEDKSDAFGGGGNLSVWMPHSSATTRLIGRQNFSSIIVRTPDGLSGAVAEQGIVRLLTTRHGVKDFFTFSTDTILKAVEKTTTTLTLLVSSIAVISLIVGGIGVMNIMLVSVTERTREIGIRMAVGARQSDILQQFLIEAVMVCLISGGIGILLSLGVGALFSLLAPGMQMLFSVTAIVSAVVCSSLIGVLFGFLPARNAARLDPIEALSRE
- a CDS encoding efflux RND transporter periplasmic adaptor subunit, with the protein product MTKKARRLAVVGVFMSFVLAIAGWNALDWFKPEPIEYITAPVEKRDIEETVLATGVLEGAKQVAVGAQVTGQLKSMKVSVGDRVTKGQLLAEIDPVLPRNNLKRAMAELKNIRASRRASEAMLRYNELNFKRQREMSAENAASVADMENARAQMEKERANIEALDAQIVKAEIQVETEKANLGFTKIVAPMDGVVIATKFEEGQTLVSSQEAPTLLVLAKLDTMKVKAQISEADVTRVKPGLEASFTVLGNQDRLYKGMLRTIKLAPDKVFDKDSGSDSNKAVYYSGLLEVPNADHSLRVAMTAQVSIIINRQPQVLSIPISALNPDQKISGSQHKVRVLVNGQPEDRTIKTGIRDNVYVQVLSGLNSGDDVILSDSLSVSAEGETAVVIGG
- a CDS encoding transposase, with translation MRVYHIKREKQHRVFKNIAVKGKTSLGWFYGFKLHLVINDTSELDNMKLIDNKLN
- a CDS encoding efflux transporter outer membrane subunit, with the protein product MGAIEKKHMAVLLLSSTLLAGCGSLVRTEYSRPQLELPAAWSYAPVSGEQALASEQWWRAFQDEALNSLIERALQSNSDMALAALKVRQAQLRAGIANGNLTPDVNAKLSASRERNFDAHTSRNAFSTSLGLSYEVDLWGKLSSARDKAHWEAMATEQDRVGAALALIGTTANLYWRLAYLNESIAASEASLDYTAKALKLAQVKHRSGAVSNLDLIQAEQNLASQRASLTDLWQKKVVAQNALAILFDQAPENTVPDPQTLPVMAMPALPVATPAALLARRPDMQAAEMRLRSVLADTDYTRASYYPSFSLTGSLATGESNLADILRNPVASLGAGLTLPFLQWRQTQLNIKVSEAAYEQAVIAFRQKLYSALAEVENKLSARTQLMAQEAALRASLTLASEAERLSEVRYRSGATDVQAWLDQQETRRKAQLQLTDNRLAQLQNMMALYQALGGGFAKPWEPG